One Mus musculus strain C57BL/6J chromosome 2, GRCm38.p6 C57BL/6J genomic window, TCAAGTACAGTTACTTTCAACTGATGGACACCCTCACCAGGGCCACAGGCCTTGACTGAAGAGACCCTCAGACACTGCAAAGGACAGCGGGGATCGACGGGGTCATTTGATTCTGGAGGCAGCCTAGAGTTCGAATATGTCCTGGCTGCTGCCCAGGTTCCCGCCTGTGTTGGGATCAGGCATTGCAGGAACTTGGAATTTAGTTGGAGGTCCAAGAAATGCCAGACAGGTCTGGGTGAACGTGCCCAGGAAATTGCCACACAGGTGACAAGGAAGCACGGATCAGGTACAGCAGTGCCTCTCACCAGTGCTATGACCTTGGGTGAGTCACTGCATGTTAGCATCAGTCCCTTGTCTGTAAAGTGGAGATAATAATGGCTCTGGCTCCCAGAGCTTTGGGAATAGGCATGGGCCAATGTAGAGGAAGCGGTCAATAAAAGGTGACACTTGATACACTTGTTCTCATGTTCCCCGTCACAGTTGCCTTTGGTGGCCTGCTGAGGGCTTGAAGGTTCAGGATGACCCTAACTGGGAGGCCTAAGCCAGATCCACATCTGGGGCTTTTCTTCCCCCTGATCCAGGGAAGCTGGGTGTGGAGCGCCGAGGGTGACCCCTGTTCTATAAATGTAAACAGGAAGGGACAGGAACTGTGTTCCTCCTGAGCTGTTCTCTGAGGAAAGAGTTGATCTCCACCCCTAGACTCCTTTGTCACCCTGCTGAAGAGCAGGGAGAGCCCCTACCCCTGCATGCCAACCCATAGGTCTCATCCCTAGCCGCCCAGCTCCAGGTGGAGGCAGCCTAGCGTGGCTTTGAAGGGCTGTTTTATGTGAAGACCACACCCCTTCAAAATTGTGATGGGGCCTGAGGTACTCTTCTGAGATTGCCCAGGGCTCCCGTTCAGACTGGGTATTCCTGTCGTACTGGCACTGGGAAGGAGATTGCGAAAGGACCCACCGACAACGTGATCCTTAGCCCCCAGCGTTCACTGCTATTTTAGGGGACCACTGTCTGCTGTCCTGTTCAACCTCTAACAGCAAGAGGAGAACCCCCTCCTCTCAGTTAGGGCTGGTTGGCTAGCCTAGCTATCAGCAACTGCAGAGAATGGACTTCAGGGAGCCTGTGGCCAACTCCAGGAGGTATCACTGACTCCAGCATTAGCTTAAGGTGTCTCACTTCCTGGGCAGGTGGCTGGGTCAGCAGTGGGCGTGGGGCTTGGGTGGAGCAGAAGAGTCTGTGGGAGGGATCCAAGAGGAATGTGTGGCCAGTTGGCTTACCTTGGCTCTGGGTTTAAAGCTGACAGTTGTTGGTTCTGTGGCCACTACGCCATCATTCCTGTTCCTGTGGACTTGGTCTCATGGCTCTGGTAAGGCTCCATAGAGCACTGGGCTCCCATTTCTGACTTGGCTCCCCATCCAGGGCCTGGTGGCTACTGTTTCTAAAGGGAGCTGTGGACTTCTCTTAGCAAAGGGAGGGATACGTCCCAGCTTCAGGACCAGGCAATAGAAGCCAGAACTGAGATGAAGGTCTGTCCTGGGAATAGGTTCCAGGCAGAATTCCGTAGATTTGAACCCTTAGAACTCTGAGGATCTTACCTGCTGTTCTGGGAGCCCTAGAAAGCTGCTCCATGCTTCTGACTTGGATGCTTGGTATGTGGGGAGCCCCAGGGGTGCCTCAGAGATGAACTTCCTCACCTCTGCCCCTGACTATGTGGAGCTCCCTGTACCTGACCACTGGCACCTCTCCAGAGATCTGGCTGAAGACCAAAAGGAAGGGCCAGGTGGCACAGGCGTCCTCCACCCTGGCACACTGCCAAGTGTCCATAGCTCCAGAAGCAGAGGGAGTTGGGAGGAGCTCTCGAGACCCCCATCGGGTCTGGAGGATGCCAGTGTGTGGGCGATCTGGACTGGTAGCTGCCGTCCCAACCCTGCAGCATACATTTCCAGGATGGGGTAGATGGCATGGGTTTCAGCTCACTCACAGTGCCTAAGCCCCAATGTATTCATTCCTGTCCCTTGAAGGCTAATCTGACATCTCAGATCAGCCCTAAAGCCTCTTAGTAGGAGTGGGGTGGGATGGTGAGGCAGGGGGATAAAAAGACAAAGGATACCATACCCAGAAATGGTGGGTGACACTAACTAGCTTGCCTGTGTTCTGAGCCAAACAGAACCTAGGAGagtggcctcagtttcctcccagGGCTGGCCATTGTCATAGCTCCCTTCATAGGATATGtgacaaataagtaaatgtatggAGCTGGCACGGTGTTATATAATTATGGGAAGGTGTCATGTAGATGTATCTTGTGTCACTCTGGCATTCTGATGGCTACAGGTGGACCTGGTCCTTTTGGTAGAGAATTAAGCCTTAAGAGtttgtccctgtcccctctcctgtGGCCCTGTCATATTTGACCCCGTCTACCTATAGCAAACCTGCCCAGTCTACATGCAGGCAAAGGTGCCAGAGACATGCCTGCTCACTGTACGCGTCCTCCGGGCCAGTGGCTTGCCTTCCAAGGACCTAGGTAAGCACACTGCTTTCCTGTCCCTTAGCTAAGCAGGCAGTAGGTGGGCTGCTTCAGAGTAGTTAAGTACCAGTGGGAGGGTCTCCAGGGAAGGCCGGGCTGGTCTTGCAGATGGCTGCCGGAGGGACAATCCCAAAAGTGGCAGAGGGCTCAGTCCTATGGACATGAAGTGTCTGGGAGAAGGAAGTGGACTCTGGCAGCCTGGGAAATTTCTTGATCATACCCGACACATGTTCCTCCTTCCTGCAGTAACCTCCTCTGACTGCTATGTGACTCTGAACCTGCCCACGGCTTCCAGCCACACGCTCCAGACACGCACAGTCAAGAACAGCCGAAACCCTGTCTGGAATCAGAACTTCCACTTCCGGATCCATAGGCAGCTCAAGGTAGACCAGGCATCAAGTCTGGCCCTGTCCTTGTCCCTGTGCTCCATCGTCACACGTGTCTCCTAGTCTGCCATTCCCTTCCCCGTTCACCTCTCACCCATCTCATTCCTGTAGCTGCTTCTCTTTGTGCCTCTTCCAGAATGTTATGGAACTGAAAGTCTTTGACCATGACCTGGTGACCAGAGATGACCCAGTATTGTCAGTGCTGTTTGACGTGGGGACCCTGCAAATTGGGACTCAGCGCCAGAGCTTCTCCTTGGGTACTCAGGTAAAGCTCGGGAAAGTAGGggtccccagtgctggggctggagcttCGGAGCCTCCCCTGCTCCAGGGAGGCCCAGGAATCTCAAGTGACTTCACCAAGGAGCAGTCCTGTCTCTGACTGCTTTCTCACGTGGTCAGAAGTCCAGGGAGTGTAGACAGAGTGACCTGGAAAGAGACAGTTGCGCTTCCCCACTACGAAGGCCTCGGCAGCCTCCCCGCCCATCTGGTTTGCCAGTCCCTCTGATTTGCTTCTCTTCCCAGGAGAAAGGGTGCTTAGAAGTTGAGTTTCGGCTACAGACTCTGTAAGTTGGTcttggagcaggggtgggggtgggggtggggatgggggtagggtTGGTGAGTGGCAGTGGAAAGCCCCCTTCTTTGGAGGGACAGTGCCAGCTCACCAAGGCTAGCACCTCTCCCTGGTAGAGGAGGAGTGCCTGGCCTCTTGCAGAGAGTCACTGGGGCCTCTTTCCAGGACAGACTGTGAGGAACAGCTCATCAGCAATGGCATCGTGGTGGTGAGTGAGGAACCCAGACTCCCCTTAGTAGCTCATCCCTCGTGCTGTCTGCTGCTCTCCAAGGCCTGATGCAGGTCCACACAGTCTGTGTCATGTAGGCCGAGTTGGGGACCTTGGCATGCATGTTCCCAAGAGAGTACATCTCAAGTCAATGCTTAGTGACTCAGGGTGATGAAAGAATATTCTGGGAACAGGGACCAGAAGCCCACAATGTACAGCTTGTGCCTAAGGGGGTCTCTTGTCTGTAGGCCCGGGAACTCTCCTGCTTGCACGTTGAACTGAAGAGGACAGGAGATCCAAAGAGTGAGTTCTGTCCTCTGTAGGCAGCCCTTCtgcccttcttctcctcttctgagGGGGTAAACTTGTTATACTGGCTGCTTTAGGTCCCAAGGTTGGGAGGTAAGCCCATGCCGGGCCTCCCCTGGGCTCCATCTCTCCGGAGATCTGGACCATGTCAGAGACGATTTCCCTGCAGACTTGATAAGGCATTCCGTGGACAGATCCCGTCCTGAGTTTTGGTTCTGGTTCCTGTTTTTAGGGTCAGAGCGCAAAGTTCAACTTGTGGTTGCTGGGGCCTGTGAGGGCCCACAGGATGCCTCTGCGGGCACTGGATCTTTCCACTTCCATTATCCAGCCTGCTGGGAGCAAGAGCTGAATGTTCATCTGCAGGTGCTTTGACTTGCTCCCAGGACCCTAGGGCCACAGCCTCTCTTGTCTCAGCCTGAGCTGttctccccccgccccgccccctcatACTGCTCCTGTCTGTCAGGTCACATGGGCCTTTGTTCCTTTCCCTGCCGGTCTTCTGTCCTTGCCACAGGGAGTTAGTTGGTGGGGTCTTAGCAAAGAAAGGAGTAATGACTCGCAGGGTcctttctctccctgtccctAAGGATGACCCCCATGAGCAGCTGAAGGTGCCACTACGAACTCTACCCTCCTCGCAGCTGGTGAGACTTGTCTTCCCCACGTCCCAGGTACATCTGGTCATCGAGAGAAGCTGGGTTCATGCACAGGGCTGCTGCTGGCCCTGGTCTGCAGTCAGCCTCCTTCAGGTCATGCCCGAGGCGATCAGTGGGTGCAAGGGTGGACCCTGTGAAAGTGCTTGGGGCCCAAGGGTTCATGGGGATGTTCTGGGGTGCACCGAGGCCACAGTGGGGTGGAGGTACCCAGCCTTTCTCATTAAGGTACTCATGGTTTCCAGGAGCCACTGATGAGGctggaactcaagaaggaagaagggtaAGAGCCTGTCTGGGGAACGGGAGGGCAGGCTAGCACCCAGGCAGGGTGGTCTGTCAGGCCAGGAGGATGAGGGGGAGACGGAGATGCAGCACCTCCTGAGCGCATAGGGCTTTGCATCAGGGGCTTCAGCATGGACAGGCTGTTCTTAGTGTCCGCACTTGGATTGGCTACAGTGTCATCCTGCCCAGTACATCATCCTGGGAAACTGAGGGTCAGTGTCTTATCTAGATAAGCAGACTGGAGGGGAGGACCCTGCCCGAGGCTGAGGCAGAGTGAGCACaccaagaagggggagggatgcCTCTTGGCGTGGATGCTGTTGAGGAGTTGCCATCTTGGGATAGCGGTTCTTTGTCACAAATCCGTGGAGGCAGTGGCCATCTCCGCCCTGTCGTCATCTTTTGGAGATGTGGGTAAAGGAGAGATTTGACTTGGAGATAGAGCTCAGCCCCGGACCCTGCACCCAGTCCCAACATCTGTTTTCCCACAATCACGTGGTGCGCGGTTCTGGGTTCCCACTCCTTCCAGAGCAAGTAATGGTGAGGACTGAGAAGGGAGTAGCGAGAGCAAGGAAGGGCCTGGCTGGTGAAGCCAACCAGTTTCCTGTAACTTGCTTCTgggtctcttccttctccccagaCCAAAGGAGCTGGCTGTGCGGCTGGGCTGTGGGCCCTGCCCTGAGGAACAGGCCTTCCTAAGCAAGAGGAAGCAGGTGGTGGCTGCCGCGCTGAAAAAGGCCTTACAGCTGGACCAAGACCTGCACGAGGATGAGGTCTGAGGGTTGAGCATGGCTGGGTGGAGTGTTTGCCAGGCCTGCTTGGTCCCAGGGTTCGGTGTTGGGACGGTTGTGCAAGCTCTGGTGCCCACTCAGGCTTGTCACTGGCAAGCCCTGCTGCTCCGTTCCTCTTCCTCAATGTTGTCAGAGTGATACGTGAGGTGCCTGCTGCTCACAGATGGGAGTTTCCACATAGGCTGCCCTGCCTTCCCTGTTTCTTGGTCCCCCACCTGACTGATGAGTAAGGTAGACTCACTAGTACGAGGGTCTCTTGGCTCAGAATAGCCTCAGCTGTCTCCTAGAAAATAAATTCCAGCACTGGCGAGCAGGACCTTTGGGAGACTTTTGAAGGAGCCTTGGGGCTTCCAGAAAGTGATCCCAGACTCCTTATGGGCTGCCAATAGGCAATAAAGCCTGGCCCGTCAGGCTGTTCTTCCTGGAGCCCTGATGTTTGAAACAGCAAGACCTTTGGAAGGCTGCTTCTGACTAGATTTTTAACAGGGGTAACTCAGAGTTGGTCCAAGATTCAGTCACATGCTGACCAACCATCATGCCGTCTTCCCGTGTAGCTTTCTCCATCCCTCAGGCCCTGGCTTTGAACCTGGCTTTCCTCTTCCAGATCCCCGTGATTGCCGTGATGGCCACTGGTGGTGGGATCCGGGCCATGACGTCTTTGTATGGGCAGCTGGCCGGCCTGCAGGAGCTCGGCCTTCTCGACTGCATCTCCTATATCACGGGGGCTTCAGGATCCACCTGGTGGGTTGGTTGTGGGCAGAGTGCTGGAGGTTGCCGTTGGCTGGTGGGGTCGGGAAAGGGAATGTAGTGGGAAGGAATTCCTAGGCCCCATGGGCCCCCGAGCCAACCGCATGGACTGGGAAAAATGCTCGCAGAAGGGCACAGGGTGCTCCCAGGAACAAGAAGGTGCCAGCCAGAGGCAGACCTTTAGTGACACCATTCCCCAACTCCTAAGCTTTTCCTTTCCTCAGGGCACTGGCCAACCTCTATGAGGACCCAGAGTGGTCGCAGAAGGACCTGGCAGGGCCCACTGAGGTGCTGAAGACACAGGTGACAAAGAGCAAGCTGGGTGCGTTGGCCCCTAGCCAACTTTGGCGGTACCGGCAAGAGCTGGCTGAGCGTGCTCGCCTGGGCCACCCAACCTGCTTCACCAACTTGTGGGCCCTCATTAATGAGGCCTTGCTGCACGACAAGGTAGGGAGACGGGTGGGCCCCGGGGTGGTAAAGCTAAGGCAAAGCCACTTGGAGGTGGGCCCTTCCCTAGGTGACGTGGGAATGACGCCCAGCATCGAGAAACTGGGCTTAGGCCGAGCTCTCTCCCACAGCCCCATGAACACAAACTCTCAGATCAACGAGAGGCCCTGAGTCGAGGCCAGAACCCTCTGCCTATCTATTGTGCCCTCAACAGCAAGGAGCAGGGCCTGAGTACCTTTGACTTTGGGGGTGAGTGGCTTCAGAACTGGGGCCTATACTCTTGTGGGTGGTAGAGTACAGTGTAATTAGTCCTGTGTATAAAGAGGTGAATCTGATGTTCCCTTCTCCCGGTCCAAGTACTGAAAACCATCACCCTACCAGCTCTCTCTTATACCCTTGGAATTGGGAAAGGGGCCTTAGCCCCGTGCTTGTAACAAGACCTGAGAGCCTCCTGGCCCTCAGACTACCCTGAAGTCAAGTCCCTGGTGGGAGTCTGGGTGCCCAGGTCGCTGGCCTGCATGGCTGAGGTGATTGTCTTCACAGAGTGGTGTGAGTTCTCTCCATATGAAGTCGGCTTCCCCAAGTATGGAGCCTTCATCTCCTCCGAGCTCTTTGGCTCGGAGTTCTTTATGGGGCGGCTGGTGAAGCAGCTTCCCGAGTCCCGCATCTGCTTCCTGGAAGGTGAGGAAGGCCCTCACCTATGCCTCAGCCAGAGGGCAGGTGGGCTCAGTAGAACGGCAGGTGAGGACCTCACTTGTCGCCCCTTTCTCAGGCATCTGGAGCAATCTGTTTGCGGCCAGCCTCCAAGACAGCTTGTACTGGTCCTCAGAACCCAGCCAGTTCTGGGACCGCTGGGCGCAGGATCAGGCCAACCTGGGTAGGTGCTTGGGCTTCTCTGTGGGAAAGAGGTGGGCATGTCAGGTGGGAGTGTCCGAGGCATGTGGTCCTCAACTGCTTTCCTTCCCCCACAGTCACCATGGAGACTGGGATGAAGGGTCAGAGGCCTCCTTTTCCTAAGGTCACCCTCATGGCCTCGCCCCTTCTCTTGCCCGTGCAGACAAAGAGCAGGTCCCCCATCTGAAGATAGCAGAGCCACCGACAATGGCTGGCAGGATCGCCGAGCTCTTCACTGACCTCCTGACAAAGCGTCCCCTCGCCCACGCCACCCACAACTTCACGCGAGGCCTCCATTTCCACAAGGACTATTTCCAGAACTCTCACTTCTCTGCCTGGAAAGGTATCTGCTGAGTCCTGGCTCTCCTGTTCACTCAGCCTTAGGACACACGTGTCGCTTTGGCAGGCTGGTAGGAACCAGGAGAATTGGGGACAGTCTCTGTGGGTCTGAACCCACACAGTGAGAGtgctgcttcccccacccccaaacctttGCAGCTTCCAAACTGGACAGGCTCCCCAACCAGCTGACACCCACTGagccccacctctgcctcctggatgttgGCTATCTCATCAATACTAGCTGCCCACCCCTCCTGCAGCCAACACGGGATGTGGACCTCATCTTGTCACTGGACTACAACCTCTACGGAGCCTTTCAGGTGGCAGGGGTGGTGGGCCATGCAGGTTACCCTGTCTTCTGGGTCCCTGATGGGATCTGCTTTAGGGTCCGGTATCTGGCCCGGGTTCCATTAGTGGGTAAAATGTGGCACTATGTCAGCATTCCCCTACGGGGAAGCTAACTCTGCCCTGGGGGCGGGGAGCtgagctgcagctgctgctgggcAGGCAGAGGGGGCATCCATCTTGTACCATGGTTCTCTTTGCTGTGCCTGAACCCTGCAGAGGTCCTGGTAAACCTGCCGTTTCTCTATGGCTCCCGGGAGGAGTCTGACTCCTGCTTTCAGAGGGCTGTTGGCTACTAACTCAGGAGGGCCTGGGACTCCGGGTCCACTGGAGTCTCCTAGTTGATGTTTGCACACCAGGCCTTGTGTGTCCCAGTGAAGGGCCTTGTGTAGTCAGCCTTATGTTGAGCACACTGGGAAGCCCTCTGATGCCCCCTCTGCCTgcccagcagcagctgcagcttcTGAGCCGGTTCTGCCAGGAGCAGGGCATCCCTTTCCCATCCATCTCACCCAGCCCCGAGGAGCAGCGGCAGCCTCAGGAGTGCCATCTGTTCTGTGACCCAGCCCAGCCCGAAGCCCCGGCTGTGCTGCACTTCCCTTTGGTCAATGACTCCTTCCAAGACTACTCTGCCCCTGGTGAGCCTTGCTTGGTCACTTCTCTTCCAGCCTTGCCTCAGTGCCAGTGACCCCAGGCCTTCTGCCCAAACTGCCCTCTTTCCACAGGGGTGCCACGGACATCGGAGGAGAAGGCAGCTGGGGAGGTGAATCTGTCTTCTTCTGACTCCCCATACCACTACACAAAAGTGACCTACAGCCAGGAAGATGTGGACAAGCTGTTACGGCTGACGCATTACAACATCTGCAACAACCAGGATCGGCTGCGGGAGGCCATGCACCAGGCCGTGCAGCGGCGGAGAAAGCGCAAACAGTTTAGGCCGGAGTGACAGCTGAGCTACCCTGGCTGGGCTCCTGCCTGGGTCACTCTTGGTCTTTAACTCCTTTCCCCTTCTGCtccgagttcaagaccagcatcaCCAACTGCTCCAGAGACTCTGGAAACTCTGATGTCCAGGCACAGCTCCACAAAGGTGTGTCTGGGACTTCCACAAGTGACACTAACATGTCAGCAGCCCTGTCACAGAGTCTAGGCTGGAAGCTGCAAGCAGAGGTGCTATGGCCATCATCCATGGATGGACTTGGGGCTCGTTAGAGACGGGACACTGTGACACGGAACATTTGACATGTTACAGGGGTGCTTATAAACGGGAGGTGCTTGTGGCACTGTCCCAAGAGTATCTGCTGTACCAGGCTGTTACTTCCACTCTGAAAGCAGGTCCCTTCCCAAGAGGCCTCGAGCATGGACGTTCCGGTCCTGTCACAGGTTGCCATCTTTGCCCAGAGATCTTGCAATGAAGCCATGGTTCATCTCAGGCATAGCCAGTGACTTGCGACATCAGTTGCTTGTCCTCTGACAGGAGCTGTGTTCTGCACACTGGTCCTGAGCAGCCCTGGGGAGGGTACCTTTGGGTCAGTAGTCGAGTGGTTCCCAGGTGTGTCTCCACTGGTAGCCCCGAGGATTGGTGTTGACTGAGGATTCATCTTAAGGTTTAGACCTGTAGGGAGAACAGAGATTAGGAACCAACCACCCTCCCTAAACATGGTGTCTAGTCCTCTCCATACCTGAACATCCCTCCTGCTCCTAGCTGAGGTGTGAGCAGGTACTAGAGGCTCTGAGATGAGTAGGGTGTAACAACTTTGATTCTCATGATCCAGCAAGCTCTGTCAGCCAGGCAAGTGTTTGTCCCAACACCATTAGAAGCCACTATGAGCTGGACCTGGTGGCATAGGTCTCTAATCCCAGCTACGCAGGAGACTAAGTCAGGAAGagtacaagttcaaagccagcctgggctacaagagtgagttcaaggccacaatTTAGCTGTCAAGTAAAAGATAActaaggggggctggagagatggctcagtggttaagagcactggctgctattccagagatcctgagtacaattcccaacaaccacatggtggctcacaaccatctgtaatgggatctgatgccaccttctggtgtgcctgaagatagcaacaatgtactcacatgcataaaataaatcaatcttaaaaggctaAATCTcaggctggtgggatggctcagcggttaagagtgccaactgctcttccaaaggtcctgagttcaaatcacagcaaccacatggtggctcacaaccatctgtaatgaaatctgatgccctcttctagagtgtctgaagacggctacagtgtacttacatataatacataaataaataaataaataaatatttttttaaaaagttaaatctcAGTGGTAAAGTACATGCCCTCAGGTCAGTCCCAGGACCACCAGAAACTGGTGCGTCTAGTACAagtcctgttcctcctcctgtgcATCAGAATCAAGCTGGAGCACCGGAGGCTTGCAGAGGGACCACAGCTGTGGCTGTCACCATGGCCATCACCTGTTACAGCATGAGGGCCTTCAGGCACATAGCTGAGTGCCAGCCTAGATGTATATGACAGATGTATTTGACTGGACCTGGGGACTGGTGTtgggtgtatgtggggggggggggaggtattcACATCCTCATCTAGATGCCCCAAGTACCCTACCCCAATTCTTAGAGATGCCCCAAGTACCCTACCCCAATTCTTAGAGATGCCCCAAGTACCCTACCCCAGTTCTTAGAGGGCCCAAAGCCCCTTGGCTTGGAGATAGGAAAGGCATAGCTGAGGTGGCTGAGCATGAAGCCAGGATCCACGTGAGGCTGAGCATGCCAAAGGAGAGCCTGCGTTCAGTCTGCCTAATCCCTTAGCCTTTATACTTCTTGCCATTGGCCTGCACATGCTGACACCTTGACCCTGTATCCCCCTGGAATCAGGAACAGAGACAAGACAGGATGGAGTCAGGATGGAGCTAAAGAGCAGAGGCACTGTCTCAGATGTCTCAGAGAGCAAGGAAAAGAAGTTTGAGAGTGAGGACTTGGGGAGCATCCAGGGGTGTGTGGTCACCCAGAGAGACTCTTGACTGGGGGATGGCCAGAGCAGTAATGGCATGTGGAGCTTCTGAGGGGTAGGTGTAGAAGgtggggagatgggggggggggaagtgagCCCCTGTGATAGCATGTTCCTGGAGTCTATGGGGGAAGAGAGCCTTGTCACCTTAGAGTGCTGGTGTGATGGCTTCCAGCTTTCTGAGGTGTGGGAGCCAGGGTCTCCCATGTGGGGGTCTCACAAGCCCACTCAACAGAGCGGGCCTTGAGTCCTGGCATCTTGGGATAAAGAGAAAAACCCATTCCACCAGTATCCCACTTGGATACAGTGTCCTTGCTCTCAGCTGGGAGCCTGACCTTGGGTTCTAGGCTGTAGAACCAGAGGGTAAGGTTCATGTTGCCCAAGACGGCTCCTTCCTAGAAGCTGTGTCCCTGGCTCAGGGACTAAGATGCATGCTGAGTCAGCCCTTGTCTGCCTTTCTACTCTGGTGCTACAGTGTGGGTGAGCGCTCAACACTTCCAAGCAGACTCCTTGAGAGCTCACTGCAGGGAGGTGGAAAAATCCAGGGTTCCTTTGGGATTCTGGAAAAAAGGTGGGAACAAGGGGAGGTGATGACAGTGAGGGAGGGAGCTAGGACCAAGGAACAGGGAggaacccccccacacacaccactccaCAGAGAACCCAGCAGACTCGTGAGGCAGGCACAAATGGCAAAGGGTGTGTTCTGCACATTCTTTCTGCACATAGACCTGGGCGTGGCCACAGTCCAGACCAATCAAGACAGCATTTGGAGTTAACACAGCCTTTGAGTCCCAAAAGAAACAGAGCCCACACAGTCCCTGGCtagaaggggtggggtggaggtagggAGTTGGTACAGACTCCAAAGGGGACAGGACAGGAAAATCTTTACCTCTGCTACTGATTATCTGTGTCTGGCGAGTTTTTAAGCCACTCAGAGTAGTAAGTTCATTGAGAAAAGCCGCAAGGCTCACTTTCTAGAGAGATGGGCTGTAAAAGCTCATAGCTCTGTAAGGTACAATAACACTGGGAACCTGGGCCCCAGcagcccctccttccttcccctccagcCCACCTGCCATGCTACCCAAGGCTGGCTGCCAGCTTGCAGCCTGCTTTTCAGACAACACTGCAAACAGAACTCAGAgatgctcagcctgccttctaaGCTGACCTGTCATGCTGGACCTCTGCCTATAGCCCCAGCCAAGCTTGCTGTCGGGCCAGGCCTATAACCCTCACCTTGGGAAGAAAGTCTGCCTTCTGTCCTCCAGCCTCTCACATTCAGTCTCCTCAGGTACAAGGGGGGACACGTAAGCCAGTTCCTGGGGAGCAATGAGGTACAGGGATCACAGGGGCCCTTGGCTTTTCCCTATGGGAGCTATCTTCTATCCCCCTG contains:
- the Pla2g4b gene encoding cytosolic phospholipase A2 beta, with amino-acid sequence MALQTCPVYMQAKVPETCLLTVRVLRASGLPSKDLVTSSDCYVTLNLPTASSHTLQTRTVKNSRNPVWNQNFHFRIHRQLKNVMELKVFDHDLVTRDDPVLSVLFDVGTLQIGTQRQSFSLGTQEKGCLEVEFRLQTLTDCEEQLISNGIVVARELSCLHVELKRTGDPKRSERKVQLVVAGACEGPQDASAGTGSFHFHYPACWEQELNVHLQDDPHEQLKVPLRTLPSSQLVRLVFPTSQEPLMRLELKKEEGPKELAVRLGCGPCPEEQAFLSKRKQVVAAALKKALQLDQDLHEDEIPVIAVMATGGGIRAMTSLYGQLAGLQELGLLDCISYITGASGSTWALANLYEDPEWSQKDLAGPTEVLKTQVTKSKLGALAPSQLWRYRQELAERARLGHPTCFTNLWALINEALLHDKPHEHKLSDQREALSRGQNPLPIYCALNSKEQGLSTFDFGEWCEFSPYEVGFPKYGAFISSELFGSEFFMGRLVKQLPESRICFLEGIWSNLFAASLQDSLYWSSEPSQFWDRWAQDQANLDKEQVPHLKIAEPPTMAGRIAELFTDLLTKRPLAHATHNFTRGLHFHKDYFQNSHFSAWKASKLDRLPNQLTPTEPHLCLLDVGYLINTSCPPLLQPTRDVDLILSLDYNLYGAFQQLQLLSRFCQEQGIPFPSISPSPEEQRQPQECHLFCDPAQPEAPAVLHFPLVNDSFQDYSAPGVPRTSEEKAAGEVNLSSSDSPYHYTKVTYSQEDVDKLLRLTHYNICNNQDRLREAMHQAVQRRRKRKQFRPE